In Gouania willdenowi chromosome 15, fGouWil2.1, whole genome shotgun sequence, one DNA window encodes the following:
- the LOC114477123 gene encoding uncharacterized protein LOC114477123 — MPSFSHPASLICVLLCMSVALQRSNLRFQYVTHNSFFSCSCNQEPPLDCDCKEIPSSPLHRSQSGTPPVFSMRHLTVWFTSPVNTAHLLNNSEVHHLTLNNCEPRGAPAFPLEGHFAVQQLARLTVIHHVNTDSHPDPEADNAAHMDTNCYERDTIVDPNPDTNKRSQSGPSAQIQDMFLGRELGADYHEQARLGIIHSSVLEWGSVVKAYTVQTHINSDGVLPFAKLHLPKLQETSVIYVSFVY; from the coding sequence ATGCCCTCCTTCAGCCATCCTGCCTCCCTGATCTGTGTGCTGCTTTGCATGTCAGTGGCTCTACAGAGGTCCAATCTGCGCTTTCAGTATGTGACCCACAACAGCTTCTTCTCCTGCTCCTGCAACCAGGAGCCCCCGCTCGACTGCGATTGTAAGGAGATCCCGTCGTCCCCTCTACATCGCTCCCAGTCCGGAACCCCTCCTGTGTTCAGTATGAGACATTTAACTGTTTGGTTCACGTCTCCTGTGAACAcggcacatttattaaacaaCTCAGAAGTGCACCACCTCACTCTGAACAACTGTGAACCCAGAGGGGCTCCTGCTTTCCCCCTGGAGGGACACTTTGCTGTGCAGCAGCTAGCAAGGCTAACAGTGATTCACCATGTAAACACAGACTCTCACCCTGACCCTGAGGCAGATAATGCTGCTCACATGGACACAAATTGCTATGAAAGAGATACAATCGTGGACCCTAATCCGGACACAAATAAACGATCACAGTCGGGGCCCTCAGCTCAGATACAGGACATGTTCCTGGGCAGGGAGCTGGGTGCTGATTACCATGAACAGGCCAGACTGGGGATCATCCACAGCTCAGTGTTGGAGTGGGGATCTGTGGTGAAAGCCTACACAGTGCAGACACATATCAACAGTGACGGTGTGCTGCCCTTTGCCAAACTGCACCTTCCCAAATTACAGGAGACATCGGTCATATATGTCAGCTTTGTGTACTGA